From Halomicrobium salinisoli, the proteins below share one genomic window:
- a CDS encoding STT3 domain-containing protein, which produces MTEASEVRDLLDDRPDLADPLADVLAVDAERDRWTFDDVPIDSGAFGELVARDIVEGAGDEYRLADPAAVRAALEGDAAATANGAGAEAGRPSADFSAPSIGERLGEVDWTVAGFVSAALAFVALVRVHPITAIYRDGNVVLSGNDPYAYRYYVEQVLASSQSLFDLSALSELPGSVVHGEPLTLTALWWTSELLGGDPEIASHVLAWYPVVSAVVTGAVVYLLATTLTRDRRVGLAAVLLFALVPGHAMRTSLGFADHHAFDYPWLAATALALTYLAGVDRESLRAPRTWLASLGLGVAVAGQVLSWEAGPLLIAAVGLAVVGLALAAVARDEPPVPAIPIVAGLGLGSVLAAVGHVVVGWHTARVAFSPTLVLAGVAAVFAAAALVRRTTGDARHLAAVYAVLAPVGLAALRFGRPDDWAKLVEGIQRLTSQRNIAETTGLFDPDSLGVLLLLGLTFVVAAPAMAWGIHRSLADRRWTVVTAYAWYFLGLSALSIRFVGEFAPFVAVFAGVAFVWTADWIDAIRPFDPDAPGPALEIPDRKTLVTVGVLFLLVASLGAIQVPVKTSQLLVTDAEYGAAMAAEERSDRLDQQYPENYVLSSWGSNRMYNYFVSGDSQRYAYARQHYPRLLTADHPDDLYDRFSGRVGYVVVPGSLGVDAETPAYDLLARDYGSRTAEQPGTAHYRALWASPDDERRVFAVVPGANVTGSAAPNATVTLRTNVSVPGAEFTYERQTSADASGSYAVRVANPGTYTVATDNGTRQIEVAAGAVRNGTAVGS; this is translated from the coding sequence ATGACCGAGGCAAGCGAGGTCCGGGATCTGCTCGACGACCGGCCCGACCTCGCGGACCCGCTCGCGGACGTCCTCGCCGTCGACGCCGAACGGGATCGCTGGACGTTCGACGACGTCCCGATCGACTCGGGCGCGTTCGGGGAACTCGTCGCCCGCGATATCGTCGAGGGCGCCGGCGACGAGTACCGCCTGGCCGACCCCGCGGCCGTCAGGGCCGCTCTCGAGGGCGACGCCGCGGCGACCGCGAACGGGGCCGGTGCCGAAGCCGGCCGCCCCAGCGCCGACTTCTCCGCCCCCTCGATCGGCGAGCGCCTCGGCGAGGTCGACTGGACCGTCGCCGGCTTCGTCAGCGCGGCGCTGGCGTTCGTCGCGCTCGTACGCGTTCACCCGATCACCGCCATCTACCGCGACGGGAACGTCGTCCTGTCGGGCAACGATCCCTACGCGTACCGTTACTACGTCGAGCAGGTCCTCGCGAGCAGCCAGTCGCTCTTCGACCTGAGCGCTCTCTCGGAGCTCCCCGGAAGCGTCGTCCACGGCGAACCACTGACGCTCACGGCGCTGTGGTGGACCAGCGAGCTGCTCGGTGGGGATCCGGAGATCGCCAGCCACGTGCTCGCGTGGTACCCCGTCGTCTCCGCAGTCGTCACCGGCGCCGTCGTCTACCTGCTCGCGACGACGCTGACCCGGGACCGCCGGGTCGGCCTCGCGGCGGTGCTCCTGTTCGCGCTCGTCCCCGGTCACGCGATGCGGACGAGCCTGGGCTTCGCCGACCACCACGCCTTCGACTACCCGTGGCTGGCGGCGACAGCGCTCGCACTCACTTACCTCGCCGGCGTCGACCGCGAGTCCCTGCGCGCGCCGAGAACCTGGCTCGCGAGCCTGGGCCTCGGCGTCGCCGTCGCGGGGCAGGTCCTCTCGTGGGAGGCCGGCCCGCTCCTGATCGCCGCCGTCGGGCTCGCCGTCGTCGGCCTCGCGCTGGCCGCCGTCGCGCGGGACGAACCGCCCGTCCCCGCGATTCCGATCGTCGCCGGCCTCGGGCTGGGATCCGTCCTCGCGGCCGTCGGCCACGTCGTCGTCGGCTGGCACACCGCGCGGGTCGCCTTCTCGCCGACTCTCGTGCTGGCCGGCGTCGCGGCGGTCTTCGCCGCGGCGGCGCTCGTGCGGCGCACGACCGGCGACGCCCGGCACCTCGCCGCCGTCTACGCGGTCCTCGCGCCGGTCGGGCTCGCCGCACTACGCTTCGGTCGACCGGACGACTGGGCGAAACTGGTCGAGGGAATCCAGCGGCTCACCAGCCAGCGCAACATCGCCGAGACGACGGGTCTGTTCGACCCCGACTCGCTGGGCGTGCTCCTCCTGCTGGGCCTGACGTTCGTCGTCGCCGCGCCGGCGATGGCCTGGGGGATCCACCGGAGCCTCGCGGACCGCCGCTGGACAGTCGTCACGGCCTACGCCTGGTACTTCCTGGGGCTGTCGGCCCTGTCGATCCGCTTCGTCGGCGAGTTCGCGCCCTTCGTCGCCGTCTTCGCCGGCGTCGCCTTCGTCTGGACGGCCGACTGGATCGACGCGATCAGACCGTTCGATCCCGACGCGCCCGGTCCCGCGCTCGAAATCCCGGACAGAAAGACGCTGGTTACGGTCGGCGTCCTCTTCCTGCTGGTGGCCAGCCTCGGCGCGATCCAGGTGCCCGTCAAGACGAGCCAGCTGCTGGTCACCGACGCCGAGTACGGCGCCGCGATGGCCGCCGAGGAGCGGTCCGACCGACTCGACCAGCAGTACCCCGAGAACTACGTCCTCAGCTCGTGGGGCAGCAACCGGATGTACAACTACTTCGTCAGCGGCGATTCCCAGCGGTACGCCTACGCGCGCCAGCACTACCCGAGGCTGCTGACGGCCGACCACCCCGACGACCTGTACGACCGCTTCTCGGGGCGCGTGGGGTACGTCGTCGTCCCTGGCTCGCTGGGCGTCGACGCCGAGACGCCGGCCTACGACCTCCTCGCCCGGGACTACGGCAGTCGGACGGCCGAGCAACCGGGGACGGCGCACTATCGGGCGCTGTGGGCCTCGCCCGACGACGAGCGCCGGGTGTTCGCGGTGGTCCCGGGCGCGAACGTCACGGGTTCGGCGGCCCCTAACGCCACTGTCACGCTGCGGACGAACGTTTCCGTCCCCGGCGCCGAGTTCACGTACGAGCGGCAGACGAGCGCCGACGCCTCGGGATCCTACGCCGTCCGCGTCGCCAACCCCGGTACGTACACCGTCGCGACGGACAACGGGACCCGGCAGATCGAAGTGGCCGCCGGCGCCGTCAGGAACGGGACGGCCGTCGGGAGTTGA
- a CDS encoding glycosyltransferase family 2 protein: protein MSEVSVSIPCYNVFSHDHGERWLRTAIESVLEQTYEKYELLLIDDGSDDGTVALLEEYDDDGRVTVIRQENQGYPGARNTGLEEGDGEYYAFLGQDDRWEPTKLERQVAHLESEPVDVVHSNVRNVDEDGEQIGYRHEERPPQPAEPDRFVEALFERTFVCIQSVLIRASAIEGRRFDTDLPIACDIDMWLRVAGEHRFGYVPEVLVEKRYHDDNVSNDYEQSFEELRTVLERAIDQYPYLRDRRDARFSRLHYGYANNLLRDGRPEEARAQLRKALSLDSTNVRAWIALAASLGGRNLGPRLLDMGSAALHR from the coding sequence ATGTCTGAGGTCAGTGTCAGTATCCCCTGTTACAACGTGTTCAGTCACGACCACGGGGAGCGCTGGCTGAGGACGGCAATAGAGAGCGTCCTCGAGCAGACGTACGAGAAGTACGAACTGTTGCTCATCGACGACGGATCAGACGACGGGACCGTAGCATTGCTCGAGGAGTACGACGACGACGGCCGTGTTACCGTCATCAGGCAGGAGAACCAGGGTTACCCGGGCGCGCGAAACACCGGCCTCGAGGAGGGCGACGGAGAGTACTACGCGTTTCTCGGACAGGACGACCGCTGGGAACCGACCAAGCTCGAACGACAGGTGGCGCATCTGGAGTCGGAACCAGTCGACGTCGTCCACTCGAACGTACGGAACGTAGACGAGGACGGCGAGCAGATCGGATACCGGCACGAGGAACGACCGCCACAGCCCGCCGAGCCCGACCGGTTCGTCGAGGCGCTGTTCGAGCGGACGTTCGTCTGCATCCAGTCGGTGCTGATCCGGGCGTCGGCGATCGAGGGGCGACGATTCGATACCGACCTCCCGATAGCCTGTGACATCGACATGTGGCTGCGCGTCGCCGGCGAACACCGCTTCGGCTACGTTCCGGAGGTGCTGGTCGAGAAGCGGTACCACGACGACAACGTCAGTAACGACTACGAGCAGTCGTTCGAGGAGTTGCGAACGGTCCTCGAACGTGCGATCGACCAGTACCCGTACCTTCGGGACCGGCGGGACGCACGGTTCTCTCGATTACACTACGGATACGCGAACAACTTACTCCGCGACGGCCGTCCGGAAGAAGCGCGCGCTCAGCTCCGAAAGGCCCTATCACTGGACTCGACGAACGTCCGAGCGTGGATCGCACTCGCGGCGAGTCTCGGTGGACGAAACCTCGGCCCGAGACTACTGGACATGGGGAGCGCCGCGCTCCATCGATGA
- a CDS encoding sulfatase, which produces MTARSPNVVLLVADSLRADYLSCYGSDVETPSFDALARRGTTFENAYASGPGTPISHAAMFSGRHPSETGVVLSRIPIPEDVPLLAEWLSEAGYETLGFAGPPLMDPKFGYGRGFDRYFEPYDEFFPKSPEYLKTALSDSLLTGPMLRAFWSYLTAGYDKHTELKLDITRKYLSRTDGPTFVMANLFTPHLPYDPPRPYKTEATSELNCPRWDVLERLGFEEEMDDEEIRDDRIFDHSNAESISKYVADPSYYNEAELEALKSWYRAGARYTGDRIEEFVQYLEAAGELENTILIVTSDHGDFIGEHGLFGHAQYLHEEVTRVPLIVAGPDVPADETRSRLASHVDIFDTVCDLAGIEPPADTSGLSLFGDDEHDAVFSEHGTYLEARRNRSGVTTALSEEQARVLTAGRKTVRTAEHRYELVSDGTEHLYARPSDEPIGESGTAEDLRDTLVDVLGDEFRSRDGAAKSVDEDVQSTLRQLGYFE; this is translated from the coding sequence ATGACCGCTCGCTCTCCGAACGTAGTGTTGCTCGTCGCAGATTCGCTCCGGGCGGACTACCTCTCCTGTTACGGGAGCGACGTCGAGACTCCGAGCTTCGACGCTCTCGCACGTCGCGGAACGACGTTCGAGAACGCCTACGCCAGCGGACCTGGAACGCCGATCTCTCACGCCGCGATGTTCTCCGGACGGCATCCCTCGGAGACGGGGGTCGTTCTCTCGCGGATCCCGATCCCCGAGGACGTACCGCTGCTCGCCGAGTGGCTGTCTGAGGCTGGCTACGAGACGCTGGGCTTCGCTGGACCACCGCTGATGGATCCGAAGTTCGGATACGGGCGGGGATTCGACCGTTACTTCGAGCCGTACGACGAGTTCTTCCCGAAGTCCCCGGAGTACCTGAAGACGGCCCTCTCTGACTCGCTGCTCACTGGACCGATGCTGCGGGCGTTCTGGTCCTACCTCACTGCCGGCTACGACAAGCACACCGAACTGAAGCTGGATATTACTCGAAAGTACCTGTCCCGGACTGACGGACCGACGTTCGTCATGGCGAACCTGTTCACCCCGCATCTCCCGTACGACCCGCCGAGACCCTACAAAACGGAGGCGACATCCGAACTCAACTGTCCGCGATGGGACGTCCTCGAGCGGCTCGGATTCGAGGAGGAGATGGACGACGAGGAGATTCGAGACGACCGGATCTTCGATCACAGCAATGCCGAGAGCATCTCGAAGTACGTCGCCGATCCGTCCTACTACAACGAAGCGGAACTCGAGGCGCTGAAATCCTGGTACCGAGCCGGCGCACGCTACACCGGTGATCGCATCGAGGAGTTCGTCCAGTACCTGGAAGCAGCCGGAGAGCTAGAGAACACGATCCTGATAGTCACGTCTGACCACGGCGATTTCATCGGCGAGCACGGCCTCTTCGGCCACGCTCAGTACCTCCACGAGGAGGTGACTCGCGTCCCGCTCATCGTCGCGGGTCCGGACGTACCCGCGGACGAAACTCGCTCGCGTCTGGCGTCGCACGTCGATATTTTCGACACTGTCTGCGACCTCGCGGGGATCGAGCCGCCTGCCGACACCAGCGGACTGTCGCTGTTCGGGGACGACGAACACGACGCCGTCTTCTCGGAACACGGAACCTACCTCGAAGCGAGGCGCAACAGGTCCGGTGTGACCACTGCCCTCTCCGAGGAACAGGCCAGAGTTTTGACTGCAGGACGGAAGACGGTCCGTACGGCGGAACACCGGTACGAACTCGTCTCGGACGGGACCGAACACCTCTACGCGCGCCCGTCGGACGAACCGATCGGGGAGTCGGGCACCGCCGAGGACCTTCGCGATACGTTAGTGGACGTACTCGGCGACGAGTTCCGTTCGCGCGACGGCGCAGCCAAGTCGGTCGACGAAGACGTGCAGTCCACGCTCCGGCAGCTCGGATACTTCGAGTGA
- a CDS encoding ABC transporter ATP-binding protein, with product MTDRNSLREKLEAIYLVAVYKPAVTFSLIVFSVFAAVLEGIGISFLLPIIRLARNGSPPEDPGGVLAAFIDVYGFLGIPFELEYVVTGVAIVMTVRYTSSFLVAWFRSALEAKYIRHLQVTAFDNALEARISYFDEQGSDEILNAIITQTKYGGRVINQLTVVVEQSLLSLMYLSVALYFAPVLTVSALAVLGAITYLLRSVIESGYNLGDHVADANENIQESVQAGTQGIRDVKLFGMTAELFNSFEAAADSLAEETIRFKRNQAALDNFYQLCSAVTVFVLIYVALTFASLTLASLGIFLFAIFRLAPRMSNLNNKIYEIEGDLPHLVRTQRFTDELSSQSEASGGSEPVPDPVDTVTLDNVSFAYDTGEEIFDGLSLSVDRGDFVGFVGPSGAGKSTIVSLLTRMYEPSDGEILANGVPITEFDLADWRSRISVVRQHPFIFNDTLRRNVTIGNRDASEAEIERVCEIAQVTEFIDDLPRGYDTVLGDDGVRLSGGQKQRVAIARALIKDADLLVLDEATSDLDSTIEETVHEAIESMDRDYAVLAIAHRLSTVTNADRIYTIEDGEVVESGTHQELVDRDGMYAELHATQTRVE from the coding sequence ATGACGGACAGGAACTCACTACGGGAGAAGTTGGAGGCCATCTATCTCGTCGCCGTTTACAAGCCGGCAGTCACGTTCAGTCTCATAGTTTTCAGCGTGTTCGCGGCAGTGCTGGAGGGGATCGGGATTAGTTTCCTCCTGCCGATCATCAGACTGGCACGGAACGGGAGCCCGCCGGAAGATCCGGGCGGCGTGCTCGCCGCTTTCATCGACGTCTACGGGTTCCTCGGCATTCCCTTCGAGCTGGAATACGTCGTCACGGGCGTAGCGATCGTGATGACGGTCCGATACACGTCGAGCTTTCTGGTCGCGTGGTTCCGCTCGGCGCTCGAAGCGAAGTACATTCGGCACCTCCAGGTGACGGCGTTCGACAACGCTCTCGAAGCCAGAATCAGTTACTTCGACGAGCAGGGCTCCGACGAGATATTGAACGCGATAATCACGCAGACGAAGTACGGGGGCCGCGTCATCAATCAACTGACTGTCGTAGTCGAACAGAGCCTCCTCTCGCTGATGTATCTCAGCGTCGCGCTGTACTTCGCGCCCGTCCTCACGGTCTCGGCGCTCGCCGTTTTAGGGGCGATCACGTACCTGCTCCGTTCGGTGATCGAGTCCGGATACAACCTCGGTGACCACGTCGCAGACGCCAACGAGAACATTCAGGAGTCGGTCCAGGCGGGCACGCAGGGCATCCGCGACGTGAAGCTGTTCGGTATGACCGCGGAACTGTTCAACTCCTTCGAGGCGGCCGCGGATTCCCTGGCCGAGGAGACGATCCGGTTCAAGCGAAATCAGGCCGCGCTCGACAATTTCTATCAACTGTGCTCCGCGGTGACAGTGTTCGTCCTGATCTACGTCGCACTCACCTTCGCGTCGCTGACCCTCGCGAGCCTCGGCATCTTCCTCTTCGCGATCTTCCGCCTCGCACCGCGGATGAGTAATCTCAATAACAAGATATACGAGATCGAGGGGGACCTTCCGCACCTGGTTCGGACACAGCGTTTCACGGACGAACTGTCGAGCCAGTCGGAGGCGTCTGGTGGATCCGAGCCGGTCCCTGATCCCGTCGATACGGTCACGTTAGATAACGTGTCGTTCGCCTACGACACGGGCGAAGAGATCTTCGACGGCCTGTCGCTGTCCGTCGATCGGGGCGATTTCGTGGGGTTCGTCGGACCGTCCGGCGCAGGAAAGTCGACCATCGTCTCGCTGTTGACGCGGATGTACGAACCGAGTGACGGGGAGATACTCGCGAACGGTGTGCCGATCACCGAATTTGACCTTGCGGATTGGCGCTCGCGAATCTCCGTCGTCCGACAACACCCGTTCATCTTCAACGATACGCTCCGGCGGAACGTGACGATCGGCAACCGAGACGCTTCGGAGGCCGAGATCGAGCGCGTCTGTGAAATCGCTCAGGTGACCGAGTTCATCGACGACCTGCCGCGGGGATACGACACTGTTCTCGGTGACGATGGCGTCCGCCTCTCTGGCGGGCAGAAACAGCGAGTCGCGATCGCGAGAGCGCTCATCAAAGATGCTGACCTGCTCGTCCTTGACGAAGCGACGAGCGATCTCGACTCTACTATCGAAGAAACCGTCCACGAAGCGATCGAGTCGATGGACCGTGACTACGCTGTCCTCGCGATTGCCCATCGCCTCTCGACCGTGACGAACGCGGATCGCATCTATACTATCGAGGACGGCGAGGTAGTCGAGTCCGGTACCCATCAGGAGCTAGTGGATCGTGATGGCATGTACGCGGAACTCCACGCGACACAGACGAGGGTAGAGTAG
- a CDS encoding DUF4330 domain-containing protein produces the protein MQLIDDSGNLFGLVNVVDALVVLLALAVGVAGVALVTADDGADESAPELSTTNATLDLGTQPEAVAAAIEAGDTHSPGGNSELTVTDVHVAPQGGDARVHVRVRLRGQGDNGTVAYDGAPPRLDRSLKIQTDSYAVSGTVQSTGGGAELPTRSTPVLIERTATVETAAATEAGQTIDFAGRDVATIESVTSYRTGEPGQRRLAVGIELVTVGEDRPRFGGQIVNEGATIPLTTTDHNLTGTVERVGATEPRGEATTREVTLEIDRASPELAAAIEEGDAERVDGRTVAEITGVERENATVVVTSDDGNVYLREHPVDQQVTITADLAVRETADGVLFRGQRIQRGSTVRLDLGDVTVEATVRSL, from the coding sequence ATGCAACTGATCGACGATTCCGGGAACCTCTTCGGACTCGTCAACGTGGTGGACGCGCTCGTCGTCCTGCTGGCGCTGGCGGTGGGGGTCGCCGGCGTCGCGCTGGTGACAGCGGACGACGGGGCGGACGAGTCCGCACCGGAGCTGTCGACGACGAACGCGACGCTCGACCTGGGGACCCAGCCCGAAGCCGTCGCCGCGGCCATCGAGGCCGGTGACACCCACTCGCCCGGCGGGAACTCGGAGCTGACGGTCACGGACGTCCACGTCGCGCCGCAGGGCGGGGACGCCAGAGTCCACGTCCGCGTCCGGCTGCGCGGGCAGGGCGACAACGGGACCGTCGCCTACGACGGCGCACCGCCGCGGCTGGACCGCTCGCTGAAGATCCAGACCGACAGCTACGCGGTCTCCGGGACGGTCCAGTCGACGGGCGGCGGAGCGGAGCTTCCGACGCGGTCGACGCCGGTCCTCATAGAGCGGACCGCGACGGTCGAGACCGCAGCGGCGACCGAGGCCGGTCAGACGATCGACTTCGCCGGGCGCGACGTCGCGACGATCGAGTCGGTGACGAGCTACCGGACGGGCGAGCCTGGCCAGCGCCGGCTCGCCGTCGGCATCGAACTGGTCACCGTCGGCGAGGACCGGCCGCGGTTCGGCGGCCAGATCGTCAACGAGGGAGCGACGATTCCGCTGACGACGACCGATCACAACCTCACCGGGACCGTCGAGCGCGTCGGTGCGACCGAGCCCCGTGGCGAGGCGACCACCCGCGAGGTGACGCTGGAGATCGACCGCGCGTCGCCGGAACTGGCCGCGGCCATCGAGGAGGGCGACGCCGAGCGGGTCGACGGGCGGACCGTCGCCGAGATCACCGGCGTCGAGCGGGAGAACGCGACCGTCGTGGTCACCAGCGACGACGGGAACGTCTACCTGCGGGAGCACCCGGTCGATCAGCAGGTCACGATCACCGCCGACCTGGCCGTCCGTGAGACGGCCGACGGCGTGCTCTTCCGTGGCCAGCGGATCCAGCGGGGCAGCACCGTCAGGCTCGACCTGGGCGACGTGACGGTCGAGGCGACGGTTCGGTCGCTGTGA
- a CDS encoding sugar transferase, giving the protein MATSWGYRLRAFAGVATITVLVVVLANHPLTQSLVTAVPPLSGLEQHTATNGDLVDEALTAMIIVLGAFWPLYKPRPRRILDIVSLSHKRVFIAAATLATIGYFDWSTRLPRTTLVAVTVLLAMFAPAWFLYIRSGLQSPTRAVIVGDDLGAMERLHDAADVDILGYVAPSNVSPSETPGIRARTADARSTPRSDGGQPIARTAVGGEKRLADLPRLSGLSTLDETLIQHDADTVLLGFGEPDREEFFGALATCHEHGVRAMVHRDQADSVLVSRSAGGDLVDTDLEPWDFQDYVLKRVFDVAFAATGLLALSPLIAVVAAAIKLDSPGPVLYAQRRTAEFGDTFTVYKFRSMVPDAEAGTGAKLSEEDAGGVDPRVTSVGKVLRKTHLDEIPQLWAVLIGDMSVVGPRPERPELDVDIEDSVDQWRSRWFVKPGLTGLAQINDVTGHEPRQKLRYDIEYIRKQSFWYDLKIVTRQVYQVLIDAAGMVIGGAGADPGTEASDTGEGAPQRADGGERDE; this is encoded by the coding sequence ATGGCGACCAGTTGGGGGTACCGCTTACGGGCATTCGCAGGTGTGGCGACGATTACAGTGTTGGTAGTAGTCCTCGCCAATCACCCACTTACGCAGAGCCTAGTTACTGCGGTGCCTCCTCTATCAGGACTCGAACAGCATACCGCGACGAACGGGGACCTCGTCGACGAGGCGCTGACCGCGATGATTATCGTGCTGGGAGCGTTCTGGCCGCTGTACAAACCACGCCCACGTCGGATTCTCGACATCGTCTCCCTGTCACACAAGCGAGTCTTCATCGCGGCGGCGACCCTGGCCACGATCGGTTACTTCGACTGGTCGACGCGGCTCCCCCGGACGACGCTCGTCGCCGTGACTGTCCTCCTGGCGATGTTCGCACCCGCGTGGTTCCTGTACATCCGCAGCGGGTTGCAGTCCCCCACCCGAGCGGTTATCGTCGGCGACGACCTGGGCGCGATGGAACGTCTCCACGACGCGGCAGACGTCGATATCCTCGGCTACGTCGCGCCCTCGAACGTCAGTCCCTCGGAAACGCCGGGGATCAGAGCGCGCACCGCCGACGCTCGGTCGACCCCACGATCGGACGGCGGACAGCCGATAGCGCGAACTGCCGTTGGAGGGGAGAAGCGACTCGCCGATCTCCCACGCCTCAGCGGCCTCTCGACGCTCGATGAAACCCTCATCCAGCACGATGCCGACACGGTCCTCCTCGGCTTCGGCGAACCGGACCGCGAGGAGTTCTTCGGCGCCCTGGCGACCTGCCACGAGCACGGTGTCCGCGCGATGGTCCACCGGGATCAGGCCGACAGCGTCCTCGTCTCCCGGAGCGCCGGTGGAGACCTGGTCGACACCGACCTCGAGCCGTGGGACTTCCAGGACTACGTGCTCAAGCGGGTCTTCGACGTCGCGTTCGCGGCGACGGGGCTACTCGCGCTGTCGCCGCTCATCGCCGTCGTCGCCGCAGCGATCAAACTGGACTCGCCGGGGCCGGTCCTCTACGCACAGCGCCGGACGGCCGAGTTCGGCGACACGTTCACCGTCTACAAGTTCCGCAGCATGGTTCCCGACGCCGAGGCCGGGACGGGAGCAAAACTCAGCGAAGAAGATGCAGGTGGCGTGGACCCCCGCGTCACCAGCGTGGGCAAGGTCCTCCGAAAGACCCATCTCGACGAGATTCCCCAGCTGTGGGCGGTCCTCATCGGCGACATGAGCGTCGTCGGGCCGCGGCCAGAGCGGCCGGAACTGGACGTGGACATCGAGGACTCCGTCGACCAGTGGCGCAGCCGCTGGTTCGTCAAGCCCGGCCTGACCGGCCTGGCCCAGATCAACGACGTGACCGGCCACGAGCCGCGTCAGAAGCTCCGGTACGACATCGAGTACATCCGAAAGCAGTCGTTCTGGTACGACCTGAAGATCGTCACCCGGCAGGTCTATCAGGTACTCATCGACGCCGCAGGCATGGTCATCGGCGGTGCGGGCGCCGATCCCGGAACGGAAGCGTCCGACACGGGCGAGGGGGCGCCCCAGCGCGCTGACGGCGGGGAGAGAGATGAGTGA
- a CDS encoding sulfatase has product MPESVNNIVLVVVDALRADRVGAYSGSSLTPTIDALADRGEVFERCYSCVNATDSSLTTILTGQYPTRHGVLNQGENITEAEKQYAAGTTSVASLLQETHRTIGVDWMGRWHERGFDTYGTESEDASSNPLGMGLVNSLPSTLRSPLKFLYRSLFVDEYVSYVEGEQVTDFALDQIENTDEPWFLFAHYWDAHLPYVSPGKHPDEVEDRTYEDGDVPIEELIEPIAGSEWHELLTDEFLRELTTVGDLKRRYDAGVRLVDEQIGRVVDYLEAAGIYDETAIIVTADHGESLTEHGIYFDHHGLYDQSVHVPLIVDAPGFSGRETAFVQHFDLAPTILELAGSDESIDADGESLVPDTTATRSLDRDAVYMEEGHAARKRAIRTSRHKYIVDLEDSDVCRYCGVSHAPTEELYDLDADPGERRNIIDDCPETAAELGERLAAWTDSLEGPSEGRVQVEDSDQAMQRLEDMGYL; this is encoded by the coding sequence ATGCCCGAATCCGTCAATAACATCGTGCTCGTGGTCGTCGACGCGCTCAGGGCCGACCGGGTCGGCGCGTACTCCGGAAGTTCGCTCACTCCGACCATCGACGCGCTCGCCGACAGAGGGGAGGTATTTGAGCGGTGTTACTCCTGCGTCAACGCCACTGACTCCTCCCTCACGACGATCCTGACCGGGCAGTACCCGACGCGACACGGCGTCCTAAATCAGGGCGAAAACATTACCGAAGCTGAAAAACAGTATGCCGCGGGTACGACCAGCGTGGCTTCCCTGCTCCAAGAAACCCACCGTACTATCGGCGTTGACTGGATGGGTCGGTGGCACGAGAGGGGGTTCGACACCTACGGCACCGAGTCGGAAGACGCCTCTTCGAATCCGCTCGGGATGGGACTAGTCAATTCACTTCCGTCGACGCTGCGCTCGCCTCTCAAGTTCCTCTATCGGTCGTTGTTCGTCGACGAGTACGTGTCGTACGTCGAAGGTGAACAAGTGACCGACTTCGCGCTCGACCAGATCGAAAACACAGACGAACCGTGGTTCCTGTTTGCTCACTACTGGGACGCACACCTTCCGTACGTTTCTCCAGGGAAACACCCCGACGAAGTCGAAGACCGGACGTACGAGGACGGCGACGTCCCGATCGAGGAGTTGATCGAACCGATCGCCGGTAGCGAGTGGCACGAGTTGTTGACAGACGAGTTCCTCCGTGAACTGACGACGGTCGGCGACCTGAAGCGGCGATACGACGCGGGCGTTCGACTCGTAGACGAGCAGATCGGACGGGTCGTCGACTACCTCGAGGCTGCCGGCATCTACGACGAAACTGCCATCATCGTCACGGCGGATCACGGTGAAAGTCTGACTGAACACGGTATATACTTCGATCACCACGGCCTCTACGACCAGAGCGTTCACGTCCCGCTGATCGTCGATGCACCGGGCTTCTCCGGCCGTGAAACCGCGTTCGTCCAGCACTTCGATCTCGCGCCGACGATTCTCGAGCTGGCCGGAAGCGACGAGTCGATCGACGCCGACGGAGAATCGCTGGTGCCGGACACGACCGCCACTCGCTCTCTGGACCGGGACGCGGTCTACATGGAGGAGGGGCACGCCGCCCGGAAGCGGGCAATCCGAACTAGCAGACACAAGTACATCGTCGATCTCGAGGACAGCGACGTCTGTCGGTACTGTGGTGTCAGTCACGCTCCGACCGAGGAGCTGTACGACCTCGACGCGGATCCCGGCGAGCGGCGCAACATCATCGACGACTGCCCGGAGACCGCCGCTGAACTCGGCGAGCGGCTTGCAGCGTGGACCGACTCGCTCGAGGGACCGAGCGAAGGTCGCGTTCAGGTAGAAGACAGCGACCAGGCCATGCAGCGCCTCGAGGATATGGGGTACTTGTGA